CAACATTTTCAGCTATCCAAGCCTTTTCAATATTTTCCAAAACTGTACGGCTAGGACGTTCAATAGTTTGTACTTTCACCCAATAGCATTGTTGTGGCTGTCGTACTAAATGCTGTCTCAAACTCAGGTAAACATCACGAGAATAGCCAACAAATTGCAGGGATTTTTCTTGATTAAAAACTGCATATACTCCAATCTTCCCCTGATAAATTTCAGGTAATTGGCCATTTTCATCAATATAAGGAATATATTCAATATTAGCTAAATTAGTAATATTAATTTCGGTAGTCATAAAATAGTGTGTCTTTGCTAAGAACTACGAGGACGTTGAGGAGTATCTAAACCATATAGAAATAAGTGGATAATTTCCAACGGTGACATTGGAGGACTAGGAACCATGAAATCATCACTACCAGGATGTAGATGAAATCTCATCTCTCTGCCTTCATTGTTATGTTCAGGAAGATTCAAGTCAAATCTTAAGAATTGTATTGGTTTCTCATCTAAAAACCGGATTTCACAAGTAAATCCAATAATCTCAGCAGGTTTATAATTTTCGTCAACTAGAATTGCAAAATCAAACCAACATCCATCAATTATTTCAAAATGAGGAATAGTTTTATCACGGTGAAAATTTCGCTCTCCTCCAGTAATTTCAATAATTCCTTTACTTGGCGGGGTGATTTTTAGAAGCTTATGAATTTGATACAGTTCCGTTCTAAGACGACCCTCATCTTGTGCTGTGTTTAAACATTTGAAAATTTCAGTTCGCAATGCTTTAGCGCTTTTTACTTGGAAGGGAGCAGTATTAGATAAACGTTCTTGCACCTGGTAACAGATTTGCTCCCAATTATTTTTATTGCTCAATTAAATCCCCCCGTTCAAGAAGGACAAGCCATTCAGCATATTCAGGATCAAGTGGCAGAGTTTGCGCTTCAGCCATTTCAATTACTTGAGTGTCAGTTAAACCTGACCATTCTCGCAGACTTTCTAATCTTGCTTGACGTTCTTTAATGCTGAGTAATTCTGTGTCTTTTAAGAAATTAAATACTCTAAAACCAAGCCAACTAGCAATATTAGGAGCATAAGAAAACATGGCTTTTGCTGATTCTGGAGATAGAACCAAAACTACTCCACGTTTTCTCATCAGTTTGCTTCTCTGACAATCCAATTGAAACCATTGATGATTATCCCACGATTCAAAAGTACCAAGAATTAAATAATCTTCATTTTTATTAACTATTTGCTCTACTAAATCATTAGCAAAAATCTTGCCGGAAATGCAGCCTACTTCACATTCTGCAAAAATAGTAAGTGAGTCATTTAAATCATCGACTAATTGCTGATAATCTGGTTGAGGAAAAATAATTGCCGACCAAGTATTTCCTTCTGGTTGTGAAGCAACTCGCTGTAGAAACTCATCAATAGAAACTGATTTGCTCATGAAACTATAGATTTATCGGCGTTATTTTCAATTACTGTCCGAATAGCCGGATGAACGCTGTGGCGTAATTTAGGATATCTATACTCTAGAATTATGCGTCTTACTAATAAACGTAAATCTTCATTAGTTCTAGGGATAAAATTTTCTGTATTCATAGTCTGTTCAATAATTTTTAATTCATTATCAGAAATTCCTAATAGCTGTTGTCTACTAAAAGAATCAACTGCACTTAAAACATGATTTGCTATTACATTATCGTTACCTGATAAATATGCTTCTTCGATTGATATTTGGATCAGATTAATAAAGTCACGTAAGACACCACCAGAAAAATGAATAAGTGCTTTAATAGCTGATGCTTCTATAAAATTTTCAGATGAACGATTATGAATAATTTTTTCAAAAAATTTATAAGCATTTGCATCATTATCTACATCAAAAAAGGGCTGATAATAAAAGTAATCTAAGGTCTTCTCTATTTTTTCTCGATAATCAATATAAATTGCCGTTAAAGGCCCTACTAATACTAGACCAATTCCCATAGATGATATTGCTTTTGCATCTGAAGACACAATTCGTATAAATGTTTCAGTATCATCCAGTCTATCCAATCCATCAAATATAAAAACGATATTTCCATATTTTAAGGATGCAGCTTTAGCTAAATCACGTACTGCGTTTACTAAATATATATTTATTCCATAACCCTGTGATTTCTTAGGAAGAATACCTTCTATTTTGATTGAAGATGGATAGACATCAATATTATAATCATAGCATTCATAACCATATGCTAAGTCACGAATTAACTTAATATTGGCTAAGATACTTTTATCTTTACTATCTTGCATAAGTTTTGCAAGTTCCAGACCAACAATCGCAGTCAGAACGCCAATAGATATTTTAGATATATCTGTGTATAAGCTGATATCAATATAAATAGCATGAATATCTTCTATTTCATTAATTTTTTGACAAGCAACTAATAATTGAGTTGTTTTGCCAGAACCAATACCTCCTATCAAAAGATGGGAAGAAAAGGGACGTAAAGCTACTCTCGCAGAGATATCATCTACAAGTAAATTTACTGGCGCTTGTACATAATAACCACTTTCAATAGCTTTTGATGGCTCTGCTGCTCCTTCAAAAGCCGCCATTCTTTTTCTAAAAAGCTGGAGTCGATTGGACATATCATCTAAACTCTCGGTTGGTAAAGTTTGACCTAGTATTTACAGTCACTTAAATATATTGAATTATGATTGTAAATCTAGATAAATTCTAATTGTTAATTACAAGTTTTAAAACCTGCCATTCCCCTGAATAATATGCTTGAGGGTAGTCAGAGTTTCTAAGCTAATAAATCCTCTACGATGTCCTTTTTGATTGGACATTCCTAAAAAGACTGAATCACCCCGTGATGGGTTACGGGAGAAGCGGGGAGAGGTGTTGATATAGGTGGCGGCGCTGTTAACTCCTAAAGCAAATTGGCGACTTTCTTGATAGGATTCAGTGGCGATCGCATCAGCATGACCGCTACTGTATCGATTTATCCAGGCGATCGCATTCTCTAAGCTATCTACCAGTTTAAATGCTACTGTCTTAGTTAAATACGGGTTGCCCCATTCGTTATCTTTGGCTAGTTGCAATTGGGGAAAGGCTTCTACTAATTCTGCATCACCTCTAATCTCGAAACCTTTTTCTTTGAGGCTATTCCACAATACTGCTAACGATGAAGGCATGGCTTGGCGATGAATTAACACCTTTTCGATGGCGTTGACGGGATCTGGTTCACTTTCATGGCTATCAAGGATCATCCAACGCACTATTTCTAAGCTGCTATTTAACGACCAATACAGATAACAGTTACCCATCGCTGACTTTAACACCGGACAAGTAGCCTGACGCACTACCTGCTGTATCAAACTAGAACGTCCGTAGGGAATGACTAAGTTGATATATTGGTCTTGGGTAATTAAATCGCGCAGAGAACCGCCGTGTTCTGTGGTTACTAGTTCCACACAGCCGGCTGGTAGTCCAACTTCGACAATGGCGTTTTGCAATGCTTCAGCGATCGCCGCGTTGGAATGACTCGCTTCTGTACTACCCTTAAGGATGATACTATTGCCAGTTTTAATACACAACCCGGCGGCGATCGCCCCTAAATCGGGAAAGGCTTCATAAATAAAGGCAATTACTCCCAATGGCATTAATTGGGAATAACTTTGAGAGTCTTCTGGTTGATAGTCGGCGTTTCTCACCCGTCGTAATGGGTCAGATATTTCTCCTAACCTTTGGAGAATTTCTACTGTTGTCTCCAACCTACTGGGAGTTAGCTTTAACCAATCTAAAATCAACTCTGGCACAGCCATTTCCCGGCTTGCTTCTAGATCCAAGGTATTTGCTTCTAAGATGTCATCAAATGCCTGTTCTAGTGCTTGTGCCATCGCCAGAACAGCGCGACTACGGTCTATCCCCTTAGTAGTGCCTAACTTCAGGGAGGCGTGAAAAGCACGCTTGGCGCTTTTCATGGGTTCGGGACAATCATCTACGGCTGCAATGGTCATTTAATTATCGTCTGTAAGTAAGCCAGACCATGAGTGCCGGCAAAAGAACCAACAATAGCGCCACCATTGCCCAAGCGATGAGACTAGAACCATTGGCCATTCGCAGTGCTAATGGTAGCCATATAATCACTAGCACGAAAATACTGCCCAAGGCTATAGGTAAGTATCTTTCTCCCAATTTCGAGTGGACGAGGTTCCAACTACTGCCATTCCAGCGCCAAGCGCGTTTGTAGGGATATGTGCTAGAAAGTTCTTCTAACACATGACCATTATCTTCTACTACAAAGATGCGCTGACAGCGATCGCAACCAAAAGCTTCTGTCAGCGTAATCGGCACTAATTTGCCTCGACGACGGCAAGGACAAGGATATTCACTATTTAAGTCGATTTTTTCGGGTTTTTTAGATTGCACAAGCGTTTTTAGCAATTAAAAATATAAAAATTTTTTTGGGCATTTGGGAACTTAGCACTCATAACTTTTCCAGTTAATTGGGAATGTATGAGCGTGCAGATAAAAACCAAGTGAATTGCTTGTTTAACAATTTCTGTATTTTCATATCTAAAATTACAAAAATAATGTATTGATATCTGATTAGTTATTGATGGTGCAAGCATAGAGGGTACATTTTTAGCTTACGTGGCGGACTCTCCCAAGACAACCCATTTGAGATGTATTTATTCTAAAAAAACAGGTTTGAGTAACACTTAACAGGGCTAAGAGCCTTTTCAAGTAAGGATTTGATGATTGATGCCCTTATCTATCAGCCGACTGCCATAACTTAATTTTTTTTAAGTTGTGCGTTCACTGCCATGAACTAAGTCCGGCTATCGGCGATCAGCCACCTGTTGCTAGCGCTGCTTACCCCATTAAAGGCGATCGCTAGAAGAAAACCTTCTGTTCCCCTAACTAGTCTTCAACATGCCCAACTTTTACGATGCACCCGATAATACTGCTACCTACTTAAGTATTATCTTCTAGTTTAATCTACTATCTATAATAAACTGCTAGTCTACCCTGATAAACACAGCAGTCAATTGACGTAATATTATGTTTAATTTTCTTAAAAGCGGGTAACGCGATTCGAACGCGCGACATTCACCTTGGCAAGGTGACGCTCTACCACTGAGCTATACCCGCAAACCTCACATATACAAATATGGCAGATTAATTTTTATTTGTCAACTGTTTAAACTTGTAAATTTTTCTGGTTGAAGGGTGGAGATGGCAGTTGACAGTGGACAGTTGACAGCGCTGCACTGAGCTTGCCGTTCTCTACGTTCTCTGCGAGACGCTTACGCGAACGCGGAGCGTGTCGTAGACAGAGGCTGCGCCAACGCGTAGCGTCTCTGTTCGCGCAGCTTTCCGAAGGGAAAGAGAAGTGTTGACATGACAGGTTAAGTTCACTGTCCAGTCCACTGTCCATTGTCCATTGTCCACTTACTCAGAAGACTCTGCGGTCAAGTTACCGATGTTAGCATTGGGAAAAGCGGCTGGTAGAGATTGGGTGCGGGAATATGGATCTGTTAGGTTAGAACGTAGCTGACGCATGAGGCTAGCCATTTCTAGAGCATTCATGGCATAATCCCAGCCGTGATTAGCTTTAATGCCTGCTCTTTCTAAAGCTTGCTGCATCGTATCTACCGTTAAAATGCCAAAAATCACAGGTACTCCTGTCTGGAAACTCGCAGCCGCGATCCCCTTTGCTACTTCTGAGGATACGTAATCGAAATGGGGTGTTTGTCCGCGAATGACTGCACCAAGACAAATTACCGCGTCATAACGATGAGTAAGGGCTAATTGACGAGCAACCAAAGGCACTTCAAAACTACCAGGAACCCAAACATAATCTACCTGATTACCTTCGGGATCAGGGTCTACACCGTGGCGTTTCAAGCAATCTTGGCATCCTTGCACCAGCTTTGTGGTTACAAGGTCATTGAATCGACCAATCACTATTGCTAAACGCAAAGGTTCTGTTTGGGTAAAGGTTCCCTCGAAAACTGCCATGTCTCTACCTGAAATCTACTATACTTCTTGTCAATATACATTTGTTCTTTAAAGATGGAAGAGCAGAAGAACACAATTAGGTAAGGACAACAAGAAAAATTAGCCAATTTCTCTTGTATCTGATACCTGTGATAGTGGATCTTCTGCTCTTGTAGTCTTAATATTGTTTAACTAAATCCTAGACAAATTATTTGCCTAGACCACGAAAAAGTTTAATAGCCCTACTAGTAACACTAGAGCAATCCAAACACCAGAACCAACCCAGAGGAGCTTTTTCGATTCAACCCAGTTTTGTGGGGTAGCATAAGCAACAGGTACGCCTATAACCAGCACAAAAGATAGTAAAACAAGTGATACCAGGGCAAATTGGAATATTATGGTCATTTTGACTTCTCCCAAGACAGCGACATACTAAAAGGAAGCACTAAAAATAGAATATCGTAACTGGCGACACTGACAGTTTTTCTTTATTTGTAAGCTAGCAGAAATTGCGACAATTAGTTAATAGTCCATAGTCAATAGTTCATTGTTGACTGTTGACTGTTGACTGTTGACTAATAACTCTTATGGATTTAATTCTTTGCCACACTACAGCAGATTTTGATACCTTGGGCGCAGCCGTAGGGTTAACTTGTCTATTGCCGGGAAGTAAGATTGTGTTGAGTGGTGGCGCACATCCACCTGTACGCGATTTTTTAGCGCTGCATCGGGATGAGTATCCGTTAATTGAAAGACGTTCGGTAAATGCTGAAAAAATTCGATCGCTAACGGTGGTGGATGCACAACAGCGCGATCGCCTGGGTAAACCTGCTGAGTGGTTGGATTTACCTCAAGTCAAAACGATTACCGTTTACGACCACCACATGGGACAGGATTCAGATATTCCTGCTACCCAATTTCATATTGCCCCAGTAGGTGCAACGACGACATTGATTGTGGAGGAGTTACAGCAACAGCAAATCAACCTTAACCCCTCCCAAGCCACAGTCATGGCTTTGGGTATTCATGTCGATACGGGTTCTTTGACCTATGACCAATCAACCCCACGGGATGCGATGGCTTTGGCTTGGTTGATGGAACAAGGCGCTAGTTTATCGGTAATTTCCAGTTACCGCGACCCTGGTTTATCTCCTCAATTGCAGAAATTGTTAACCGAAGCCTTGGAAAAATTGGAGTATCTTTGCTTGCGTGGTTATACTATTGCTTGGGTGACTTTACAAACTGAGGGATATGTCCCAGGATTATCGAGTCTGGCATCGCAACTGATAGAGTTAACAGAAATTGATGCTTTGCTTTTGGCAAACGAACACCCCTTAAATAAGGATGATGTGCGGTTGACTGTGATTGGGCGATCGCAAATTCCTGGTCTACACCTTGACAAATTATTCCAATCGTTCGGCGGTGGCGGTCATTCCCAAGCTGCATCACTCAATTTACGCGGTGTCGATAGCCAAGATATTCTGCAACAACTTCTTAAAGGTGTCAAAGCTGGTATTCCTCATCCGCCTACAGCTAGGGACTTGATGTCCTCCCCAGTTCGCACAATTCGCCCAGAAACTACCATTGCCGAGGCACAACGAATATTATTACGTTACGGTCACTCTGGCTTATCTGTGGTCGATTCCCAAGGGGAACTGATAGGTGTGATTTCTCGCCGCGATTTAGATATTGCCCTACACCACGGATTTAATCATGCGCCAGTCAAAGGCTACATGACCACCAATGTCAAAACAATTGCCCCAGACACGACATTGCCACAAATTGAGTCGTTAATGGTGACTTATGATATTGGTCGCTTACCAGTGTTAGAGAACGAGCAGTTAGTAGGTATTGTCACTCGGACTGATGTGTTGCGGGAACTGCATCAAGGAGAAGGCGGAGAGGCAGAAGGGCAGAGGGGCAAAGGAGAAAATATTGTTAAGTTTTCTAGCTTGGAACAATTACGCGATCGCCTCAATCCCCAACTCTGGCAATTACTCACCACCGCTTCCCAAGCAGCCGAGAAAAGGGGTTGGCATCTTTATTTAGTGGGTGGTGCAGTGCGAGACTTACTGTTGGCAGAAGCCGCAGCCAACAGTCTTATGATTACAGATATTGATTTGGTAGTTGATGGTTTTCACAAATCGGCCGATGTGGGTGCAGGTGTGGAACTAGCAAAAGCACTGCAAGAAATTTACCCAGCCGCCCGTTTAGAAATTCACGGCGCTTTCCAAACGGCTGCCTTGTTGTGGCACAAAGACCCCGAATTAGATTCATTATGGGTAGATATTGCCACCGCTAGAACAGAGTTTTATCCTTACCCAGCAGCCAATCCCGAAGTTGAAGCCAGTTCTATTCGCCAAGATTTATACCGCCGCGACTTTACTGTCAACGCCCTCGCCTTGCGCCTCACCCCTCCCCGCGCTGGCGATTTACTCGATTTCTTCGGCGGATTACTAGATTTAAAAGCCAAGCAAATCCGAGTCCTCCACGCCAACAGCTTTATCGAAGACCCCACCCGCATCTATCGGGGTGTGCGCTTTGCGGTGCGTTTTGGCTTTACTCTTGAACCACGTACCGAAGAATACATCCGCTATGCCATTAATAGTGGCGTTTACGATCGCACCGCCCAAACCAACACCAAAACCCCAGCCCTACAAACTCGCCTCAAAGCTGAATTAAAGCACATCTTAGAAGCCCCCTACTGGAGATCGGCTTTACAGTTACTCGATAATTTAGGGGCTTTGCAGTGCATCCATCCCACCCTCAGTTTAGATGATGAACTTAAACGTCAACTGCGTTTACTAGAAAGCTATTTGAGGCGATTTGATCCGCAACAAAATTTAATTCACTGGCAAATGCGCTTAGAAGCCATCATTGCCCACCTCTCACCACAGTATCGCGGTAAAGTCGCCAAAAATCTACAATTACAAGAAGATAGTATTAAGCACTTACAAAACCTAGCTAAAGCGAAAAGCGAGATTGAAGAATCTTTACCTAATTATCAACGTCCCAGCCAAATAGTGCAATTACTCCGCAAATATAACCTAGAAATATTGATTTTAATTGCCTTACAAAGTCAGCGAAAAATTAGGCGGCAGATATGGCATTACTTAACTGTTTGGGCTAATGTCCAGCCAATATTAAATGGTAATGACCTGAAGAAATTAGGTTATAGTCCAGGGCCGCAATATAAACAAATGCTAGAGGATTTATTAGCCGCTACATTGGATGGACATATGA
Above is a genomic segment from Nostoc sp. MS1 containing:
- a CDS encoding glutamate-5-semialdehyde dehydrogenase, whose amino-acid sequence is MTIAAVDDCPEPMKSAKRAFHASLKLGTTKGIDRSRAVLAMAQALEQAFDDILEANTLDLEASREMAVPELILDWLKLTPSRLETTVEILQRLGEISDPLRRVRNADYQPEDSQSYSQLMPLGVIAFIYEAFPDLGAIAAGLCIKTGNSIILKGSTEASHSNAAIAEALQNAIVEVGLPAGCVELVTTEHGGSLRDLITQDQYINLVIPYGRSSLIQQVVRQATCPVLKSAMGNCYLYWSLNSSLEIVRWMILDSHESEPDPVNAIEKVLIHRQAMPSSLAVLWNSLKEKGFEIRGDAELVEAFPQLQLAKDNEWGNPYLTKTVAFKLVDSLENAIAWINRYSSGHADAIATESYQESRQFALGVNSAATYINTSPRFSRNPSRGDSVFLGMSNQKGHRRGFISLETLTTLKHIIQGNGRF
- a CDS encoding CBS domain-containing protein; translated protein: MDLILCHTTADFDTLGAAVGLTCLLPGSKIVLSGGAHPPVRDFLALHRDEYPLIERRSVNAEKIRSLTVVDAQQRDRLGKPAEWLDLPQVKTITVYDHHMGQDSDIPATQFHIAPVGATTTLIVEELQQQQINLNPSQATVMALGIHVDTGSLTYDQSTPRDAMALAWLMEQGASLSVISSYRDPGLSPQLQKLLTEALEKLEYLCLRGYTIAWVTLQTEGYVPGLSSLASQLIELTEIDALLLANEHPLNKDDVRLTVIGRSQIPGLHLDKLFQSFGGGGHSQAASLNLRGVDSQDILQQLLKGVKAGIPHPPTARDLMSSPVRTIRPETTIAEAQRILLRYGHSGLSVVDSQGELIGVISRRDLDIALHHGFNHAPVKGYMTTNVKTIAPDTTLPQIESLMVTYDIGRLPVLENEQLVGIVTRTDVLRELHQGEGGEAEGQRGKGENIVKFSSLEQLRDRLNPQLWQLLTTASQAAEKRGWHLYLVGGAVRDLLLAEAAANSLMITDIDLVVDGFHKSADVGAGVELAKALQEIYPAARLEIHGAFQTAALLWHKDPELDSLWVDIATARTEFYPYPAANPEVEASSIRQDLYRRDFTVNALALRLTPPRAGDLLDFFGGLLDLKAKQIRVLHANSFIEDPTRIYRGVRFAVRFGFTLEPRTEEYIRYAINSGVYDRTAQTNTKTPALQTRLKAELKHILEAPYWRSALQLLDNLGALQCIHPTLSLDDELKRQLRLLESYLRRFDPQQNLIHWQMRLEAIIAHLSPQYRGKVAKNLQLQEDSIKHLQNLAKAKSEIEESLPNYQRPSQIVQLLRKYNLEILILIALQSQRKIRRQIWHYLTVWANVQPILNGNDLKKLGYSPGPQYKQMLEDLLAATLDGHMKNQLEAQEFLAKHYPR
- the psbZ gene encoding photosystem II reaction center protein PsbZ: MTIIFQFALVSLVLLSFVLVIGVPVAYATPQNWVESKKLLWVGSGVWIALVLLVGLLNFFVV
- a CDS encoding GIY-YIG nuclease family protein, translated to MTTEINITNLANIEYIPYIDENGQLPEIYQGKIGVYAVFNQEKSLQFVGYSRDVYLSLRQHLVRQPQQCYWVKVQTIERPSRTVLENIEKAWIAENVDTPAGNGEDKEKWTQPVDVKTFMTDEEQANYHKPTNDELTQTKIIKNVARRVETDILETLELRGLKTQLRFNPKLKEEGLLDLK
- the ribH gene encoding 6,7-dimethyl-8-ribityllumazine synthase; this translates as MAVFEGTFTQTEPLRLAIVIGRFNDLVTTKLVQGCQDCLKRHGVDPDPEGNQVDYVWVPGSFEVPLVARQLALTHRYDAVICLGAVIRGQTPHFDYVSSEVAKGIAAASFQTGVPVIFGILTVDTMQQALERAGIKANHGWDYAMNALEMASLMRQLRSNLTDPYSRTQSLPAAFPNANIGNLTAESSE